The Myotis daubentonii chromosome 9, mMyoDau2.1, whole genome shotgun sequence genome has a segment encoding these proteins:
- the HINFP gene encoding histone H4 transcription factor isoform X2 codes for MRNHVNHYKCPLCDMTCPLPSSLRNHMRFRHSEDRPFKCDCCDYSCKNLIDLRKHLDTHSKEPAYRCDFENCNFSARALCSVKSHYRKVHEGYSEPRYKCHVCDKCFTRGNNLTVHLRKKHQFKWPSGHPRFRYKEHEDGYMRLQLVRYESVELTQQLLRQPQEGSDLGAALNESSLQSIILETVPGESGPQHEAEEEGRGGEDSLSASQDTSSPVIHVVNQANAQEIVYYVLSKAPGESPASP; via the exons ATGCGTAACCATG TGAACCACTACAAGTGCCCTCTGTGCGATATGACCTGTCCCCTGCCATCCTCCCTCCGCAACCACATGCGCTTTCGCCACAGCGAGGACCGGCCCTTTAAATGCGACTGTTGTGACTACAG CTGCAAGAATCTGATCGACCTCCGGAAGCACCTGGATACCCATAGCAAGGAGCCAGCCTACAGGTGTGATTTTGAGAACTGCAACTTCAGCGCCCGAGCCCTCTGCTCCGTCAAGTCCCATTACCGGAAAGTGCATGAA GGTTACTCAGAGCCAAGGTACAAATGCCACGTGTGTGACAAATGCTTCACCAGGGGTAACAACCTCACCGTACATCTTCGCAAGAAGCACCAGTTCAAGTGGCCCTCAGGGCACCCCCGTTTTCG GTACAAGGAGCATGAGGACGGCTACATGCGGCTGCAGCTGGTTCGCTATGAAAGTGTGGAACTGACACAGCAACTGCTGCGGCAACCGCAGGAAGGCTCGGACCTGGGAGCGGCCCTGAACGAGAGCAGCCTACAGAGCATCATTCTAGAAACAGTACCCGGGGAGTCAGGGCCCCAGCACGAGGCGGAAGAGGAGGGCCGAGGTGGGGAGGACAGCCTCTCGGCCTCTCAGGACACCTCCAGTCCTGTCATCCATGTGGTGAATCAGGCCAATGCCCAGGAGATTGTCTACTATGTGCTGTCCAAAGCCCCGGGAGAGTCCCCCGCCAGCCCCTGA
- the HINFP gene encoding histone H4 transcription factor isoform X1: MLLNDWQFGEGAASSPAAKCHRWKESERQKHHVLSKPLSAEEEFSCLWQECGFCSLDSSADLVRHVYFHCYHTKLKQWGLQALQSQADLSPCILDFHSRNIIPDIPDHFLCLWEHCESAFDNPEWFYRHVEAHSLCCEYKAVGKDNHVVLCGWKGCTCTFKDHCKLREHLRSHTQEKVAACPTCGGMFANNTKFLDHIRRQTSLDQQRFQCSHCSKRFATERLLRDHMRNHVNHYKCPLCDMTCPLPSSLRNHMRFRHSEDRPFKCDCCDYSCKNLIDLRKHLDTHSKEPAYRCDFENCNFSARALCSVKSHYRKVHEGYSEPRYKCHVCDKCFTRGNNLTVHLRKKHQFKWPSGHPRFRYKEHEDGYMRLQLVRYESVELTQQLLRQPQEGSDLGAALNESSLQSIILETVPGESGPQHEAEEEGRGGEDSLSASQDTSSPVIHVVNQANAQEIVYYVLSKAPGESPASP; encoded by the exons ATGTTGCTGAATGACTGGCAGTTCGGTGAGGGTGCAGCCTCCTCACCTGCTGCTAAGTGCCACAGGTGGAAGGAGAGCGAGCGTCAGAAGCATCATGTTCTCTCTAAACCCCTTTCTGCAGAGGAAGAATTCTCCTGCTTATGGCAGGAGTGTGGCTTTTGTTCTCTGGACAGTTCTGCTGACCTTGTCCGCCACGTCTACTTCCACTGCTACCACACGAAGCTGAAGCAGTGGGGGCTGCAGGCCCTGCAGAGCCAGGCCGACCTCAGCCCTTGCATCCTGGACTTCCACAGCCGCAACATCATCCCTGACATCCCTGACCACTTCCTGTGTCTGTGGGAGCACTGTGAG AGCGCCTTCGACAATCCTGAGTGGTTCTACCGGCACGTGGAAGCGCATAGCCTGTGCTGTGAATACAAGGCCGTGGGCAAGGACAACCACGTGGTGCTGTGTGGCTGGAAAG GCTGTACCTGTACCTTTAAGGACCACTGTAAGCTTCGCGAGCACCTCCGCAGCCACACCCAGGAGAAGGTGGCGGCCTGCCCCACCTGCGGGGGCATGTTTGCCAACAACACCAAGTTCTTAGACCACATCCGTCGCCAGACCTCACTGGATC AGCAACGCTTCCAGTGCTCTCACTGCTCCAAGAGGTTTGCCACTGAGAGGCTGTTGCGGGACCACATGCGTAACCATG TGAACCACTACAAGTGCCCTCTGTGCGATATGACCTGTCCCCTGCCATCCTCCCTCCGCAACCACATGCGCTTTCGCCACAGCGAGGACCGGCCCTTTAAATGCGACTGTTGTGACTACAG CTGCAAGAATCTGATCGACCTCCGGAAGCACCTGGATACCCATAGCAAGGAGCCAGCCTACAGGTGTGATTTTGAGAACTGCAACTTCAGCGCCCGAGCCCTCTGCTCCGTCAAGTCCCATTACCGGAAAGTGCATGAA GGTTACTCAGAGCCAAGGTACAAATGCCACGTGTGTGACAAATGCTTCACCAGGGGTAACAACCTCACCGTACATCTTCGCAAGAAGCACCAGTTCAAGTGGCCCTCAGGGCACCCCCGTTTTCG GTACAAGGAGCATGAGGACGGCTACATGCGGCTGCAGCTGGTTCGCTATGAAAGTGTGGAACTGACACAGCAACTGCTGCGGCAACCGCAGGAAGGCTCGGACCTGGGAGCGGCCCTGAACGAGAGCAGCCTACAGAGCATCATTCTAGAAACAGTACCCGGGGAGTCAGGGCCCCAGCACGAGGCGGAAGAGGAGGGCCGAGGTGGGGAGGACAGCCTCTCGGCCTCTCAGGACACCTCCAGTCCTGTCATCCATGTGGTGAATCAGGCCAATGCCCAGGAGATTGTCTACTATGTGCTGTCCAAAGCCCCGGGAGAGTCCCCCGCCAGCCCCTGA